CTCTCTTAACTGCCCAGCTAGTAAAAACTAAAGCGGAGCGATCGCGGCAACGAGTTCGGTCTGCACAGCGCGGATCACAGGCTAAAACCACGGTCAAGCTGTTTCTGCTTTTGTTGCTCCTCCCTGAGATGAGCTTCTAGTTCCTGACTCCAATCAGGATTATGGGTTTTGAGCCTTTTACCCTGTGGCAATAATTCTAATACTGCACTAGCTGCGTTATTCCCTTGTTCATCATTATTGAATGCTACGACCACCCTATTGAAACTCTTGAGAAATTCCATAGGTAAGTTATTAGGGTCATCAGCTACTATCAACATGGTTCTAGTTGGTGGCAGTCCCTTGCAACTTGAGATCAGGTAAGTGGCTGCTGACATGGCATCAATTGGTGTAGAACACAAAAAGACGTTTTCTACCTTGTCCGTTGGTTGCCCTCCTAATCTCAGATAAAACCAACCATTTTGTGTAGAGGTGTTTTGGTCGTACTCCACAGTGCGATGATTTTCTCTAGGCTTTGACCAAACTAATGCACCAGTTTTTTCACCATCTAAGTCACGTTTGATAAACAAAATATTTCGTTGCTCATCCATGTAAAGCAACTGATTATTATGTAATCCTTGCACAATATAATCTGGTATATAGCGTTTCTCGCTTAAGTACTTGTGCAACACTTGCCAAACAACTTTATCCTCTGGTGGTGGGGTGAACTCAGGCTGTCGCTGTTTACGTTCAATTTCTTGAAAGAGTTTTTCTAACTGCTCAACTGGGAGTGGTTTAACAGGTTTGAGCAGCAATTCATGAATAGGTTCATCATCACGTTCTGTTTGGTAGTCAACGCCAAGATGTTTTTGCAAACCGGGGAAGGTATAAGCTGCGCCTAACTGTGTACCACTGAAAGCCTGCCCATCTTTCTCATAAGAAATGCCTTTAGACTTACCGTTCCTAGTGAATCCTGTTCTCACACTAA
The sequence above is a segment of the Nostoc sp. UHCC 0926 genome. Coding sequences within it:
- a CDS encoding relaxase/mobilization nuclease domain-containing protein, translating into MIGKQTKGRGFRKLLDYLESREDAKLIGGNMSGRNARELAREFKLSRQLNSDADRVVYHVSLSAAKGDKLDDVHWSEIGDRYMKEMGFDANQFVIFRHHNTDDDHIHIAASRIRMDTGLLVHDSWDYVRSEKVLRQIEHDYELVQVQGSREKLNRTPSTGQIRRIRREQEEFSQGQRDSPPQRTIKESVQQTIDRAGVDNPQMPMLIMRLQQAGISVRTGFTRNGKSKGISYEKDGQAFSGTQLGAAYTFPGLQKHLGVDYQTERDDEPIHELLLKPVKPLPVEQLEKLFQEIERKQRQPEFTPPPEDKVVWQVLHKYLSEKRYIPDYIVQGLHNNQLLYMDEQRNILFIKRDLDGEKTGALVWSKPRENHRTVEYDQNTSTQNGWFYLRLGGQPTDKVENVFLCSTPIDAMSAATYLISSCKGLPPTRTMLIVADDPNNLPMEFLKSFNRVVVAFNNDEQGNNAASAVLELLPQGKRLKTHNPDWSQELEAHLREEQQKQKQLDRGFSL